Proteins encoded within one genomic window of Columba livia isolate bColLiv1 breed racing homer chromosome 1, bColLiv1.pat.W.v2, whole genome shotgun sequence:
- the GPR156 gene encoding probable G-protein coupled receptor 156 isoform X1, whose product MEPGFNCSELCDGSSSFSSQEQQRQALQELCTVTVTSSDRTGKSSPSFSAALLGVVWTFLTGGVLLALFFLVFTIRFRKNRIVKMSSPNLNIVTLLGSGLTYTSAYLFGIQEQSLPSGGSVEKLIQVRLCLLCVGTSLVFGPVLGKSWRLYKVFTQRVPDKRVIIKDLQLLAMVAALVLADAVLLLTWVFSDPVQCFRSLSISLRATEKGMTCSVSRVQSCASLYSDLWLVLILGFKSILLLYGTYLAGLTDNVSSPPVNQSLTLIVGVNLVFLAAGTVCLVHRFFCTWHNLVFGFTSGGIFVCTTTINCFIFVPQLKQWKAFEEESQTVSHMAKYFTSPSRSCRSMCSEEQLYQLIGEKNSMKRLLTEKNAVIESLQEQVSSAKEKLMRLMSAESGCNPQVPPAGSCSQSLGRHKDAPGDHCSPDPEQERWQPPQLLCTSPLCSDAQDHQKHVSHDPVCSRVLLFDVGDSVERGLKDTRERETPAGQGQPLEQLQGQDISAGVAWKLSPKVSYVSSEKLREILQELSLDGKTYSPALPGGPPRGSQGPPGEQRGTWWVQEGYPGIHTPLSPHLARRRRKIPLPITSTHFPGHMSPCASRRVKEEGGCGRGESAHISLGRGEEMAGRGLLQPASSPPATPGEVCLQPEGWPGWPESQGASPCTSREQQRRQGPLRGPTEPSLRSLYYYPDSDSSSSSSEEMFHGCHRPCCEVCFQSPRGSLSSSSTDVDTDTEPRGCLDHWTEHCGEPQPVVNFKEDLKPTFV is encoded by the exons ATGGAGCCGGGATTCAACTGCTCTGAGCTCTGTGATGGCAGCTCCAGTTTTAgcagccaggagcagcagcggcaggcactgcaggagctctgcactGTCACAGTG ACATCATCTGACCGTACTGGGAAGAGCTCCCCAtccttctctgctgctctcctgggagttgTGTGGACATTCCTGACCGGAGGAGTCCTGCtagcacttttctttcttgtcttcacAATTCGATTCAGGAAAAACAG GATTGTGAAGATGTCCAGCCCCAATCTGAACATTGTGACCCTGCTGGGCAGTGGCTTGACTTACACTAGTGCTTACCTCTTTGGGATTCAGGAGCAGAGCCTGCCATCCGGAGGCTCAGTGGAAAAGCTTATTCAG GTGCGGCTCTGCCTGCTGTGTGTTGGGACCTCCCTGGTGTTTGGCCCTGTCCTGGGGAAAAGCTGGCGGCTCTACAAGGTGTTCACCCAGAGAGTGCCAGACAAGCGGGTG ATTATCAAAGACCTCCAGTTGCTGGCAATGGTGGCAGCATTGGTGCTGGCAGATGCCGTGTTGCTCTTGACCTGGGTATTCTCTGATCCAGTCCAGTGCTTCCGAAGCCTCAGCATCTCACTGCGG GCCACAGAGAAAGGCATGACCTGCTCCGTCAGCCGGGTGCAGTCCTGCGCGTCTCTTTATTCCGATCTTTGGCTCGTTCTCATCTTAGGGTTTAAG aGTATCCTTCTGCTGTATGGGACCTACCTGGCCGGTCTGACCGACAATGTCAGCTCCCCACCAGTCAACCAGTCCTTGACGCTCATCGTCGGGGTCAATCTCGTTTtcctggctgctggcactgtCTGCTTAGTTCACCGTTTCTTCTGCACTTGGCACAACTTGGTGTTTGGCTTTACCTCTGGAGGCATCTTCGTGTGTACAACTACGATCAACTGCTTCATCTTTGTCCCACAG CTCAAGCAGTGGAAAGCCTTTGAAGAAGAAAGCCAAACCGTGAGCCATATGGCAAAATATTTCACCAGCCCGAGCAGGAGCTGCCGCTCGATGTGCAGCGAGGAGCAGCTCTACCAGCTGATAGGGGAGAAAAACTCCATGAAGCGGCTGCTCACTGAG AAAAACGCCGTCATCGAAAGCCTGCAGGAGCAAGTGAGCAGCGCCAAGGAGAAGCTGATGAGGCTGATGTCTGCAGAGAGTGGCTGCAACCCTCAAGTGCCACCAGCGGGTTCCTGCAGCCAGAGCTTGGGAAGGCACAAAGATGCGCCAGGGGACCACTGCTCCCCAGATccagaacaggagaggtggcaGCCACCCCAGTTGCTGTGTACATCACCTCTTTGCAGTGATGCTCAGGACCACCAGAAACATGTGAGCCACGATCCTGTTTGCTCTCGGGTGCTGCTTTTTGATGTGGGGGACAGCGTTGAACGTGGCCTGAAAGACACCAGAGAGCGTGAGACACCTGCGGGGCAGGGGCAGCctctggagcagctgcagggccaggACATCTCAGCTGGCGTGGCCTGGAAGTTGTCCCCCAAAGTCAGCTATGTGAGCAGCGAGAAGCTGCGGGAAATCTTGCAAGAGCTGAGCCTGGATGGCAAAACCTACAGCCCAGCCTTACCTGGGGGACCCCCACGTGGCAGCCAGGGTCCCCCAGGCGAGCAGAGAGGAACATGGTGGGTCCAGGAGGGCTACCCAGGCATTCACACACCCCTCAGCCCCCATCTGGCGAGGCGGCGGCGGAAGATCCCACTGCCCATCACCTCCACCCACTTCCCTGGACACATGTCCCCTTGTGCCAGCCGCAGGGTGAAGGAGGAAGGTGGCTGTGGCCGTGGGGAGTCAGCACACATctccctgggaaggggagaggagatGGCTGGCAGAGGGCTCCTTCAGCCAGCGTCGTCCCCTCCAGCCACCCCTGGGGAGGTCTGCCTGCAGCCAGAGGGGTGGCCAGGATGGCCAGAGTCCCAGGGTGCTTCGCCATGCACCTCGCGGGAACAGCAGCGGCGGCAGGGCCCCTTGAGGGGACCCACCGAGCCCTCCCTGCGTTCGCTGTACTATTACCCGGACTCggactccagcagcagcagctctgaggagaTGTTTCACGGCTGCCACCGGCCCTGCTGCGAGGTGTGCTTCCAGAGCCCGCGTGgctccctgagcagcagcagcacagacgtggacacagacacagagccCAGGGGCTGCTTGGACCACTGGACAGAGCACTGTGGTGAGCCCCAGCCTGTGGTGAATTTCAAGGAAGATCTGAAGCCCACCTTTGTGTGA
- the GPR156 gene encoding probable G-protein coupled receptor 156 isoform X2, translated as MTLSNCHHLPCFVSWRIVKMSSPNLNIVTLLGSGLTYTSAYLFGIQEQSLPSGGSVEKLIQVRLCLLCVGTSLVFGPVLGKSWRLYKVFTQRVPDKRVIIKDLQLLAMVAALVLADAVLLLTWVFSDPVQCFRSLSISLRATEKGMTCSVSRVQSCASLYSDLWLVLILGFKSILLLYGTYLAGLTDNVSSPPVNQSLTLIVGVNLVFLAAGTVCLVHRFFCTWHNLVFGFTSGGIFVCTTTINCFIFVPQLKQWKAFEEESQTVSHMAKYFTSPSRSCRSMCSEEQLYQLIGEKNSMKRLLTEKNAVIESLQEQVSSAKEKLMRLMSAESGCNPQVPPAGSCSQSLGRHKDAPGDHCSPDPEQERWQPPQLLCTSPLCSDAQDHQKHVSHDPVCSRVLLFDVGDSVERGLKDTRERETPAGQGQPLEQLQGQDISAGVAWKLSPKVSYVSSEKLREILQELSLDGKTYSPALPGGPPRGSQGPPGEQRGTWWVQEGYPGIHTPLSPHLARRRRKIPLPITSTHFPGHMSPCASRRVKEEGGCGRGESAHISLGRGEEMAGRGLLQPASSPPATPGEVCLQPEGWPGWPESQGASPCTSREQQRRQGPLRGPTEPSLRSLYYYPDSDSSSSSSEEMFHGCHRPCCEVCFQSPRGSLSSSSTDVDTDTEPRGCLDHWTEHCGEPQPVVNFKEDLKPTFV; from the exons ATGACGCTCAGTAACTGTCACCACCTTCCCTGCTTTGTTTCCTGGAGGATTGTGAAGATGTCCAGCCCCAATCTGAACATTGTGACCCTGCTGGGCAGTGGCTTGACTTACACTAGTGCTTACCTCTTTGGGATTCAGGAGCAGAGCCTGCCATCCGGAGGCTCAGTGGAAAAGCTTATTCAG GTGCGGCTCTGCCTGCTGTGTGTTGGGACCTCCCTGGTGTTTGGCCCTGTCCTGGGGAAAAGCTGGCGGCTCTACAAGGTGTTCACCCAGAGAGTGCCAGACAAGCGGGTG ATTATCAAAGACCTCCAGTTGCTGGCAATGGTGGCAGCATTGGTGCTGGCAGATGCCGTGTTGCTCTTGACCTGGGTATTCTCTGATCCAGTCCAGTGCTTCCGAAGCCTCAGCATCTCACTGCGG GCCACAGAGAAAGGCATGACCTGCTCCGTCAGCCGGGTGCAGTCCTGCGCGTCTCTTTATTCCGATCTTTGGCTCGTTCTCATCTTAGGGTTTAAG aGTATCCTTCTGCTGTATGGGACCTACCTGGCCGGTCTGACCGACAATGTCAGCTCCCCACCAGTCAACCAGTCCTTGACGCTCATCGTCGGGGTCAATCTCGTTTtcctggctgctggcactgtCTGCTTAGTTCACCGTTTCTTCTGCACTTGGCACAACTTGGTGTTTGGCTTTACCTCTGGAGGCATCTTCGTGTGTACAACTACGATCAACTGCTTCATCTTTGTCCCACAG CTCAAGCAGTGGAAAGCCTTTGAAGAAGAAAGCCAAACCGTGAGCCATATGGCAAAATATTTCACCAGCCCGAGCAGGAGCTGCCGCTCGATGTGCAGCGAGGAGCAGCTCTACCAGCTGATAGGGGAGAAAAACTCCATGAAGCGGCTGCTCACTGAG AAAAACGCCGTCATCGAAAGCCTGCAGGAGCAAGTGAGCAGCGCCAAGGAGAAGCTGATGAGGCTGATGTCTGCAGAGAGTGGCTGCAACCCTCAAGTGCCACCAGCGGGTTCCTGCAGCCAGAGCTTGGGAAGGCACAAAGATGCGCCAGGGGACCACTGCTCCCCAGATccagaacaggagaggtggcaGCCACCCCAGTTGCTGTGTACATCACCTCTTTGCAGTGATGCTCAGGACCACCAGAAACATGTGAGCCACGATCCTGTTTGCTCTCGGGTGCTGCTTTTTGATGTGGGGGACAGCGTTGAACGTGGCCTGAAAGACACCAGAGAGCGTGAGACACCTGCGGGGCAGGGGCAGCctctggagcagctgcagggccaggACATCTCAGCTGGCGTGGCCTGGAAGTTGTCCCCCAAAGTCAGCTATGTGAGCAGCGAGAAGCTGCGGGAAATCTTGCAAGAGCTGAGCCTGGATGGCAAAACCTACAGCCCAGCCTTACCTGGGGGACCCCCACGTGGCAGCCAGGGTCCCCCAGGCGAGCAGAGAGGAACATGGTGGGTCCAGGAGGGCTACCCAGGCATTCACACACCCCTCAGCCCCCATCTGGCGAGGCGGCGGCGGAAGATCCCACTGCCCATCACCTCCACCCACTTCCCTGGACACATGTCCCCTTGTGCCAGCCGCAGGGTGAAGGAGGAAGGTGGCTGTGGCCGTGGGGAGTCAGCACACATctccctgggaaggggagaggagatGGCTGGCAGAGGGCTCCTTCAGCCAGCGTCGTCCCCTCCAGCCACCCCTGGGGAGGTCTGCCTGCAGCCAGAGGGGTGGCCAGGATGGCCAGAGTCCCAGGGTGCTTCGCCATGCACCTCGCGGGAACAGCAGCGGCGGCAGGGCCCCTTGAGGGGACCCACCGAGCCCTCCCTGCGTTCGCTGTACTATTACCCGGACTCggactccagcagcagcagctctgaggagaTGTTTCACGGCTGCCACCGGCCCTGCTGCGAGGTGTGCTTCCAGAGCCCGCGTGgctccctgagcagcagcagcacagacgtggacacagacacagagccCAGGGGCTGCTTGGACCACTGGACAGAGCACTGTGGTGAGCCCCAGCCTGTGGTGAATTTCAAGGAAGATCTGAAGCCCACCTTTGTGTGA
- the GPR156 gene encoding probable G-protein coupled receptor 156 isoform X3 — translation MSSPNLNIVTLLGSGLTYTSAYLFGIQEQSLPSGGSVEKLIQVRLCLLCVGTSLVFGPVLGKSWRLYKVFTQRVPDKRVIIKDLQLLAMVAALVLADAVLLLTWVFSDPVQCFRSLSISLRATEKGMTCSVSRVQSCASLYSDLWLVLILGFKSILLLYGTYLAGLTDNVSSPPVNQSLTLIVGVNLVFLAAGTVCLVHRFFCTWHNLVFGFTSGGIFVCTTTINCFIFVPQLKQWKAFEEESQTVSHMAKYFTSPSRSCRSMCSEEQLYQLIGEKNSMKRLLTEKNAVIESLQEQVSSAKEKLMRLMSAESGCNPQVPPAGSCSQSLGRHKDAPGDHCSPDPEQERWQPPQLLCTSPLCSDAQDHQKHVSHDPVCSRVLLFDVGDSVERGLKDTRERETPAGQGQPLEQLQGQDISAGVAWKLSPKVSYVSSEKLREILQELSLDGKTYSPALPGGPPRGSQGPPGEQRGTWWVQEGYPGIHTPLSPHLARRRRKIPLPITSTHFPGHMSPCASRRVKEEGGCGRGESAHISLGRGEEMAGRGLLQPASSPPATPGEVCLQPEGWPGWPESQGASPCTSREQQRRQGPLRGPTEPSLRSLYYYPDSDSSSSSSEEMFHGCHRPCCEVCFQSPRGSLSSSSTDVDTDTEPRGCLDHWTEHCGEPQPVVNFKEDLKPTFV, via the exons ATGTCCAGCCCCAATCTGAACATTGTGACCCTGCTGGGCAGTGGCTTGACTTACACTAGTGCTTACCTCTTTGGGATTCAGGAGCAGAGCCTGCCATCCGGAGGCTCAGTGGAAAAGCTTATTCAG GTGCGGCTCTGCCTGCTGTGTGTTGGGACCTCCCTGGTGTTTGGCCCTGTCCTGGGGAAAAGCTGGCGGCTCTACAAGGTGTTCACCCAGAGAGTGCCAGACAAGCGGGTG ATTATCAAAGACCTCCAGTTGCTGGCAATGGTGGCAGCATTGGTGCTGGCAGATGCCGTGTTGCTCTTGACCTGGGTATTCTCTGATCCAGTCCAGTGCTTCCGAAGCCTCAGCATCTCACTGCGG GCCACAGAGAAAGGCATGACCTGCTCCGTCAGCCGGGTGCAGTCCTGCGCGTCTCTTTATTCCGATCTTTGGCTCGTTCTCATCTTAGGGTTTAAG aGTATCCTTCTGCTGTATGGGACCTACCTGGCCGGTCTGACCGACAATGTCAGCTCCCCACCAGTCAACCAGTCCTTGACGCTCATCGTCGGGGTCAATCTCGTTTtcctggctgctggcactgtCTGCTTAGTTCACCGTTTCTTCTGCACTTGGCACAACTTGGTGTTTGGCTTTACCTCTGGAGGCATCTTCGTGTGTACAACTACGATCAACTGCTTCATCTTTGTCCCACAG CTCAAGCAGTGGAAAGCCTTTGAAGAAGAAAGCCAAACCGTGAGCCATATGGCAAAATATTTCACCAGCCCGAGCAGGAGCTGCCGCTCGATGTGCAGCGAGGAGCAGCTCTACCAGCTGATAGGGGAGAAAAACTCCATGAAGCGGCTGCTCACTGAG AAAAACGCCGTCATCGAAAGCCTGCAGGAGCAAGTGAGCAGCGCCAAGGAGAAGCTGATGAGGCTGATGTCTGCAGAGAGTGGCTGCAACCCTCAAGTGCCACCAGCGGGTTCCTGCAGCCAGAGCTTGGGAAGGCACAAAGATGCGCCAGGGGACCACTGCTCCCCAGATccagaacaggagaggtggcaGCCACCCCAGTTGCTGTGTACATCACCTCTTTGCAGTGATGCTCAGGACCACCAGAAACATGTGAGCCACGATCCTGTTTGCTCTCGGGTGCTGCTTTTTGATGTGGGGGACAGCGTTGAACGTGGCCTGAAAGACACCAGAGAGCGTGAGACACCTGCGGGGCAGGGGCAGCctctggagcagctgcagggccaggACATCTCAGCTGGCGTGGCCTGGAAGTTGTCCCCCAAAGTCAGCTATGTGAGCAGCGAGAAGCTGCGGGAAATCTTGCAAGAGCTGAGCCTGGATGGCAAAACCTACAGCCCAGCCTTACCTGGGGGACCCCCACGTGGCAGCCAGGGTCCCCCAGGCGAGCAGAGAGGAACATGGTGGGTCCAGGAGGGCTACCCAGGCATTCACACACCCCTCAGCCCCCATCTGGCGAGGCGGCGGCGGAAGATCCCACTGCCCATCACCTCCACCCACTTCCCTGGACACATGTCCCCTTGTGCCAGCCGCAGGGTGAAGGAGGAAGGTGGCTGTGGCCGTGGGGAGTCAGCACACATctccctgggaaggggagaggagatGGCTGGCAGAGGGCTCCTTCAGCCAGCGTCGTCCCCTCCAGCCACCCCTGGGGAGGTCTGCCTGCAGCCAGAGGGGTGGCCAGGATGGCCAGAGTCCCAGGGTGCTTCGCCATGCACCTCGCGGGAACAGCAGCGGCGGCAGGGCCCCTTGAGGGGACCCACCGAGCCCTCCCTGCGTTCGCTGTACTATTACCCGGACTCggactccagcagcagcagctctgaggagaTGTTTCACGGCTGCCACCGGCCCTGCTGCGAGGTGTGCTTCCAGAGCCCGCGTGgctccctgagcagcagcagcacagacgtggacacagacacagagccCAGGGGCTGCTTGGACCACTGGACAGAGCACTGTGGTGAGCCCCAGCCTGTGGTGAATTTCAAGGAAGATCTGAAGCCCACCTTTGTGTGA